The Hymenobacter oligotrophus genome has a window encoding:
- a CDS encoding ABC transporter ATP-binding protein, which translates to MSFWTNLFSRISAKRPRPDGKPALTLRERAAALRNIPAFMRLVWQTSPRLFVLNALLRLVRAGLPLAMLYIGRLIIDEVVRLNQGSAGGPVPLTPVLTLVALEFGLAVLSDALGRAVALLDSLLGDLLANYSSVKLMEHAAELDLDQFEDAAFYDKLERARRQTLSRTMLMSQLLGQAQDILSMGFLAAGLVAYNPWLLLLLGVAVVPAFLGESHFNERSYSLVHSWTPERRELDYLRQTGASDDTAKEVKIFGLSGFLIERFRTLSTEFFLKNRTLAVRRASWGTVFAAIGTMGYYAAYLYLIVQAVNGRMTVGQLTFLAGSFARLRGLLEGVLSRFSSLAEGALYLQDFFDFFQMKPRIVRDASQPYLPFPRPIREGFRFEEVGFKYRNAEKWALRHLNFELRAGEKLALVGENGAGKTTLVKLLARLYDPTEGRILLDGHDLRAYDPAELRQEIGVIFQDFVRFQLPAGQNIAVGRIDERQNQTRIADAASRSLADTVIGKLPGGYEQMIGRRFAGGVDLSGGEWQKIALGRAYMRDAQLLILDEPTAALDARAEHEVFLRFAELTKGKTAVLISHRFSTVRMADRILVIEHGQFVEIGSHQELLARGGRYAELFRLQAAGYQ; encoded by the coding sequence TATCGGCCAAACGACCTAGGCCCGACGGCAAACCTGCCCTTACGCTGCGCGAGCGGGCGGCGGCCTTGCGCAACATTCCCGCGTTTATGCGCCTGGTGTGGCAAACCAGCCCTAGGTTGTTTGTGCTCAACGCGTTGCTGCGGCTGGTGCGCGCTGGCCTGCCGCTGGCCATGCTCTACATCGGTCGGCTGATTATCGACGAGGTGGTGCGCCTAAACCAAGGCAGTGCCGGCGGCCCCGTGCCGCTTACGCCGGTGCTCACGCTGGTGGCCCTGGAGTTTGGCTTGGCGGTGCTCTCCGATGCCCTGGGGCGGGCCGTGGCTTTGCTCGATTCGTTGCTGGGCGACTTGCTGGCCAACTACTCCTCGGTAAAGCTGATGGAGCACGCCGCCGAACTCGACCTCGACCAGTTTGAGGACGCTGCTTTTTACGACAAACTCGAGCGCGCCCGGCGGCAAACCCTGTCGCGCACCATGCTTATGTCGCAGCTCCTGGGGCAGGCGCAGGATATTTTGAGCATGGGCTTTTTGGCCGCGGGCCTGGTGGCTTACAACCCGTGGCTGCTGCTGTTGCTGGGCGTGGCGGTGGTGCCGGCTTTTCTGGGCGAATCGCACTTTAACGAGCGCAGCTACTCCTTGGTGCATAGCTGGACACCCGAGCGCCGCGAGCTGGACTACCTGCGCCAAACCGGCGCCTCCGACGACACGGCCAAGGAGGTGAAAATCTTCGGACTGTCGGGCTTTCTCATCGAGCGGTTCCGGACGCTGTCCACCGAGTTTTTTCTGAAAAACCGCACGCTGGCCGTACGCCGCGCCAGCTGGGGCACCGTGTTTGCCGCCATCGGTACCATGGGCTACTACGCCGCCTATTTGTACCTGATTGTGCAAGCCGTGAACGGGCGCATGACGGTTGGCCAGCTTACGTTTTTGGCCGGCTCGTTTGCCCGCCTGCGGGGCTTGCTCGAAGGCGTGCTCAGCCGTTTCAGCTCGCTGGCCGAAGGCGCCCTGTACCTGCAGGATTTCTTTGATTTCTTCCAGATGAAGCCGCGCATTGTGCGCGATGCCAGCCAGCCCTACCTGCCGTTTCCGCGGCCCATTCGCGAGGGTTTCCGGTTCGAGGAAGTGGGTTTTAAGTACCGCAACGCCGAAAAGTGGGCCTTGCGCCACCTCAACTTTGAGCTGCGCGCAGGCGAGAAGCTGGCGCTGGTGGGCGAAAACGGCGCCGGCAAAACCACCCTCGTAAAGCTGTTGGCCCGCCTCTACGACCCCACCGAAGGCCGCATTTTGCTCGACGGCCACGATTTACGCGCCTACGACCCAGCCGAGCTGCGGCAGGAAATCGGCGTCATTTTCCAAGACTTCGTACGCTTTCAGCTGCCTGCGGGCCAAAACATTGCCGTGGGCCGCATTGATGAGCGGCAAAACCAAACGCGCATCGCGGACGCGGCCAGCCGCAGCCTCGCCGACACGGTTATTGGCAAGCTGCCCGGTGGCTACGAGCAGATGATTGGGCGGCGCTTTGCCGGCGGTGTCGACCTGAGCGGCGGCGAGTGGCAGAAGATTGCCCTGGGCCGGGCGTACATGCGCGATGCGCAGTTGCTCATCCTCGACGAGCCCACCGCCGCCCTCGATGCCCGCGCCGAGCACGAGGTGTTTTTGCGCTTTGCCGAGCTAACCAAAGGCAAAACGGCCGTGCTTATCTCGCACCGTTTCAGCACCGTGCGCATGGCCGACCGCATTCTGGTAATCGAACACGGGCAGTTCGTCGAAATTGGCTCGCACCAAGAGCTGTTGGCCCGCGGCGGGCGCTACGCCGAGCTGTTCAGGCTGCAGGCCGCCGGCTACCAATAA